A genomic region of Chiroxiphia lanceolata isolate bChiLan1 chromosome 31, bChiLan1.pri, whole genome shotgun sequence contains the following coding sequences:
- the LOC116800137 gene encoding uncharacterized protein LOC116800137 isoform X3 gives MSGAGPGADLPPPAKLRRLDECSGTGPAAVVPPRREISHPPHPGEGRGARARGGGGGSGHARGGDARAPPGGGTESAMEGPETPEEGMETPKEGMETPKEGMETLKEGMETPVRGMETPKEGMETPKEGMETPVRGMETPKEGMETPKEGMETPVRGMETPKEGMETPEEGMETPKEGMETPKEGMEMPVKGMETPKDGLETPVKGLETLGDEKTPRDETETPKEGLETPKEGLKTAMDPRGDLDTTVPPCLEQENRGLETTMEVMETTRETMGDLGTSVIPCLEQDKGILETPLESRGSPESSREVPGTPNGRRGSLETAVSRCLEQGRRSKGGSETTSEAWGGLESDAPLASGGLKSTSRRKAGLKTPGRAKGSVETGGTQCLDGGRSGNGGLETPGEGLEATEEILGGLETTVRPKGSLESAVISHVTWDREQKEGLETTAVTTGDVLRGLEPSRDVLEPSRAVLGGLQPTPMACVGQSRGGPGLPEPGGLPGPVEVPDPPGVPLPKCQEAEESAVISVGEEEEEEEEEDGEEGPGRYLAALEAVQLQLEAVEEEAARAFRRLRARFGLRRRPHLQRRNRLIQHIPGFWVTAFLNHPQLSAMISDRDEDALSYMTSLQVEEFGQSRLGCRIRFFFSVNPYFQNDVVAKEFVRGPSGHLVSHSTPIRWWQGQDPRSRPHKGPPGPRSFFAWFGDHSFPAGDRVAEIIKEELWPNPLQFYLLGEGAEGPPDSESGEDCVVIEDDDEDVQEIPDDGDGSGVEEVLAEDPPEGRMDPAGGRT, from the exons atgagcggggccgggcccggggccgACCTGCCGCCCCCGGCCAAGCTCCGCCGCCTGGATGAGTGCAGCGGGACGGGCCCCGCCGCCGTTGTTCCCCCGCGCCGGGAGATctcccaccccccccaccccggtgAGGGCCGCGGCGCGCGCGCgcggggcggtggcggcgggtCTGGGCATGCGCGGGGCGGGGACGCGAGAGCACCCCCTGGCGGCGGAACGGAGAGCGCAATGGAGGGGCCGGAGACCCCCGAGGAGGGGATGGAGACCCCAAAGGAGGGGATGGAGACCCCAAAGGAGGGCATGGAGACCCTAAAGGAGGGGATGGAGACCCCAGTGAGGGGCATGGAGACCCCAAAGGAGGGGATGGAGACCCCAAAGGAGGGGATGGAGACCCCAGTGAGGGGCATGGAGACCCCAAAGGAGGGGATGGAGACCCCAAAGGAGGGGATGGAGACCCCAGTGAGGGGCATGGAGACCCCAAAGGAGGGGATGGAGACCCCCGAGGAGGGGATGGAGACCCCAAAGGAGGGCATGGAGACCCCAAAGGAGG GGATGGAGATGCCAGTGAAGGGGATGGAGACCCCCAAGGATGGGCTGGAGACCCCAGTGAAGGGCCTGGAGACCCTCGGGGATGAGAAGACCCCCAGGGATGAGACGGAGACCCCCAAGGAGGGGCTGGAGACTCCCAAGGAAGGGCTGAAGACTGCCATGGATCCAAGAGGAGACCTGGACACCACCGTCCCCCCCTGCTTGGAGCAAGAAAACAGGGGGCTGGAGACCACCATGGAGGTTATGGAGACCACCAGAGAGACCATGGGGGACCTGGGGACCAGTGTTATCCCCTGCTTGGAGCAGGACAAGGGGATCCTGGAGACCCCCTTGGAATCCAGAGGgagcccagagagcagcagggaggtcCCAGGGACCCCCAACGGGCGCAGGGGGAGCCTGGAGACGGCCGTGAGCCGgtgcctggagcagggcaggaggagcaagGGGGGCTCGGAGACCACCAGCGAGGCCTGGGGGGGGCTGGAGAGCGACGCTCCCCTCGCCAGCGGGGGCCTGAAGAGCACCAGCAGGCGCAAGGCCGGGCTGAAGACCCCCGGGAGGGCCAAGGGGAGTGTGGAGACTGGGGGAACCCAGTGCTTGGATGGGGGAAGGAGCGGGAACGGGGGCCTGGAGACCCCCGGGGAGGGCCTGGAGGCCACCGAGGAGATCCTGGGGGGTCTGGAGACCACCGTGAGGCCCAAGGGGAGCCTGGAGAGCGCCGTTATCAGCCACGTGACGTGGGACAGAGAGCAGAAGGAGGGGCTGGAGACCACGGCTGTGACCACCGGGGATGTCCTGAGGGGCCTGGAGCCCAGCAGGGATGTCctggagcccagcagggccgTCCTGGGGGGCCTGCAGCCCACCCCCATGGCCTGCGTGGGGCAGAGCCGGGGTGGCCCTGGGCTCCCAGAGCCCGGGGGGCTCCCAGGGCCCGTGGAGGTGCCGGACCCGCCGGGGGTCCCGCTGCCCAAGTGCCAGGAGGCCGAGGAGAGCGCGGTGATCTCCGtgggcgaggaggaggaggaggaggaggaggaggacggcGAGGAAGGCCCGGGGCGGTACCTGGCAGCCCTGGAGGCCGTGCAGCTGCAGCTCGAGGCCGTGGAGGAAGAGGCGGCCCGAGCCTTCCGCCGGCTCCGCGCGCGCTTCGGGCTCCGGCGCCGGCCCCACCTGCAGCGCCGCAACCGCCTCATCCAGCACATCCCCGGCTTCTGGGTCACCGCT TTCCTGAACCACCCGCAGCTCTCGGCCATGATCAGCGACCGCGACGAGGACGCGCTGAGCTACATGACAAGTTTGCAG GTGGAGGAGTTCGGGCAGAGCCGCCTCGGGTGCCGCATCCGCTTCTTCTTCAGCGTCAACCCCTATTTCCAGAACGACGTCGTGGCCAAGGAGTTCGTGAGAGGCCCCTCTG GTCACCTGGTGTCCCACTCGACCCCGATCCGGTGGTGGCAGGGGCAGGACCCCCGGTCCCGACCCCACAagggcccccccggcccccggaGCTTCTTCGCCTGGTTTGGGGATCACAGTTTCCCTGCGGGGGATCGAGTGGCCGAG aTCATCAAGGAGGAGCTCTGGCCCAACCCGCTCCAGTTTTACCTGCTgggggagggggctgagggcCCCCCCGACAG tgAGAGCGGCGAGGACTGTGTGGTGATCGAGGACGACGACGAGGACGTGCAGGAGATCCCGGACGATGGGGACG GCAGTGGTGTGGAAGAGGTTCTGGCCGAGGACCCCCCCGAGGGACGGATGGACCCCGCCGGGGGCAGGACCTGA
- the LOC116800137 gene encoding uncharacterized protein LOC116800137 isoform X2, with protein sequence MSGAGPGADLPPPAKLRRLDECSGTGPAAVVPPRREISHPPHPGEGRGARARGGGGGSGHARGGDARAPPGGGTESAMEGPETPEEGMETPKEGMETPKEGMETLKEGMETPVRGMETPKEGMETPKEGMETPVRGMETPKEGMETPKEGMETPVRGMETPKEGMETPEEGMETPKEGMETPKEGMETPKEGMEMPVKGMETPKDGLETPVKGLETLGDEKTPRDETETPKEGLETPKEGLKTAMDPRGDLDTTVPPCLEQENRGLETTMEVMETTRETMGDLGTSVIPCLEQDKGILETPLESRGSPESSREVPGTPNGRRGSLETAVSRCLEQGRRSKGGSETTSEAWGGLESDAPLASGGLKSTSRRKAGLKTPGRAKGSVETGGTQCLDGGRSGNGGLETPGEGLEATEEILGGLETTVRPKGSLESAVISHVTWDREQKEGLETTAVTTGDVLRGLEPSRDVLEPSRAVLGGLQPTPMACVGQSRGGPGLPEPGGLPGPVEVPDPPGVPLPKCQEAEESAVISVGEEEEEEEEEDGEEGPGRYLAALEAVQLQLEAVEEEAARAFRRLRARFGLRRRPHLQRRNRLIQHIPGFWVTAFLNHPQLSAMISDRDEDALSYMTSLQVEEFGQSRLGCRIRFFFSVNPYFQNDVVAKEFVRGPSGHLVSHSTPIRWWQGQDPRSRPHKGPPGPRSFFAWFGDHSFPAGDRVAEIIKEELWPNPLQFYLLGEGAEGPPDSESGEDCVVIEDDDEDVQEIPDDGDGSGVEEVLAEDPPEGRMDPAGGRT encoded by the exons atgagcggggccgggcccggggccgACCTGCCGCCCCCGGCCAAGCTCCGCCGCCTGGATGAGTGCAGCGGGACGGGCCCCGCCGCCGTTGTTCCCCCGCGCCGGGAGATctcccaccccccccaccccggtgAGGGCCGCGGCGCGCGCGCgcggggcggtggcggcgggtCTGGGCATGCGCGGGGCGGGGACGCGAGAGCACCCCCTGGCGGCGGAACGGAGAGCGCAATGGAGGGGCCGGAGACCCCCGAGGAGGGGATGGAGACCCCAAAGGAGGGGATGGAGACCCCAAAGGAGGGCATGGAGACCCTAAAGGAGGGGATGGAGACCCCAGTGAGGGGCATGGAGACCCCAAAGGAGGGGATGGAGACCCCAAAGGAGGGGATGGAGACCCCAGTGAGGGGCATGGAGACCCCAAAGGAGGGGATGGAGACCCCAAAGGAGGGGATGGAGACCCCAGTGAGGGGCATGGAGACCCCAAAGGAGGGGATGGAGACCCCCGAGGAGGGGATGGAGACCCCAAAGGAGGGCATGGAGACCCCAAAGGAGGGCATGGAGACCCCAAAGGAGG GGATGGAGATGCCAGTGAAGGGGATGGAGACCCCCAAGGATGGGCTGGAGACCCCAGTGAAGGGCCTGGAGACCCTCGGGGATGAGAAGACCCCCAGGGATGAGACGGAGACCCCCAAGGAGGGGCTGGAGACTCCCAAGGAAGGGCTGAAGACTGCCATGGATCCAAGAGGAGACCTGGACACCACCGTCCCCCCCTGCTTGGAGCAAGAAAACAGGGGGCTGGAGACCACCATGGAGGTTATGGAGACCACCAGAGAGACCATGGGGGACCTGGGGACCAGTGTTATCCCCTGCTTGGAGCAGGACAAGGGGATCCTGGAGACCCCCTTGGAATCCAGAGGgagcccagagagcagcagggaggtcCCAGGGACCCCCAACGGGCGCAGGGGGAGCCTGGAGACGGCCGTGAGCCGgtgcctggagcagggcaggaggagcaagGGGGGCTCGGAGACCACCAGCGAGGCCTGGGGGGGGCTGGAGAGCGACGCTCCCCTCGCCAGCGGGGGCCTGAAGAGCACCAGCAGGCGCAAGGCCGGGCTGAAGACCCCCGGGAGGGCCAAGGGGAGTGTGGAGACTGGGGGAACCCAGTGCTTGGATGGGGGAAGGAGCGGGAACGGGGGCCTGGAGACCCCCGGGGAGGGCCTGGAGGCCACCGAGGAGATCCTGGGGGGTCTGGAGACCACCGTGAGGCCCAAGGGGAGCCTGGAGAGCGCCGTTATCAGCCACGTGACGTGGGACAGAGAGCAGAAGGAGGGGCTGGAGACCACGGCTGTGACCACCGGGGATGTCCTGAGGGGCCTGGAGCCCAGCAGGGATGTCctggagcccagcagggccgTCCTGGGGGGCCTGCAGCCCACCCCCATGGCCTGCGTGGGGCAGAGCCGGGGTGGCCCTGGGCTCCCAGAGCCCGGGGGGCTCCCAGGGCCCGTGGAGGTGCCGGACCCGCCGGGGGTCCCGCTGCCCAAGTGCCAGGAGGCCGAGGAGAGCGCGGTGATCTCCGtgggcgaggaggaggaggaggaggaggaggaggacggcGAGGAAGGCCCGGGGCGGTACCTGGCAGCCCTGGAGGCCGTGCAGCTGCAGCTCGAGGCCGTGGAGGAAGAGGCGGCCCGAGCCTTCCGCCGGCTCCGCGCGCGCTTCGGGCTCCGGCGCCGGCCCCACCTGCAGCGCCGCAACCGCCTCATCCAGCACATCCCCGGCTTCTGGGTCACCGCT TTCCTGAACCACCCGCAGCTCTCGGCCATGATCAGCGACCGCGACGAGGACGCGCTGAGCTACATGACAAG CCTGCAGGTGGAGGAGTTCGGGCAGAGCCGCCTCGGGTGCCGCATCCGCTTCTTCTTCAGCGTCAACCCCTATTTCCAGAACGACGTCGTGGCCAAGGAGTTCGTGAGAGGCCCCTCTG GTCACCTGGTGTCCCACTCGACCCCGATCCGGTGGTGGCAGGGGCAGGACCCCCGGTCCCGACCCCACAagggcccccccggcccccggaGCTTCTTCGCCTGGTTTGGGGATCACAGTTTCCCTGCGGGGGATCGAGTGGCCGAG aTCATCAAGGAGGAGCTCTGGCCCAACCCGCTCCAGTTTTACCTGCTgggggagggggctgagggcCCCCCCGACAG tgAGAGCGGCGAGGACTGTGTGGTGATCGAGGACGACGACGAGGACGTGCAGGAGATCCCGGACGATGGGGACG GCAGTGGTGTGGAAGAGGTTCTGGCCGAGGACCCCCCCGAGGGACGGATGGACCCCGCCGGGGGCAGGACCTGA
- the LOC116800137 gene encoding putative testis-specific Y-encoded-like protein 3 isoform X8, with protein MSGAGPGADLPPPAKLRRLDECSGTGPAAVVPPRREISHPPHPGEGRGARARGGGGGSGHARGGDARAPPGGGTESAMEGPETPEEGMETPKEGMETPKEGMETLKEGMETPVRGMETPKEGMETPKEGMETPVRGMETPKEGMETPKEGMETPVRGMETPKEGMETPEEGMETPKEGMETPKEGMETPKEGMEMPVKGMETPKDGLETPVKGLETLGDEKTPRDETETPKEGLETPKEGLKTAMDPRGDLDTTVPPCLEQENRGLETTMEVMESLEPSRDVLEPSRAVLGGLQPTPMACVGQSRGGPGLPEPGGLPGPVEVPDPPGVPLPKCQEAEESAVISVGEEEEEEEEEDGEEGPGRYLAALEAVQLQLEAVEEEAARAFRRLRARFGLRRRPHLQRRNRLIQHIPGFWVTAFLNHPQLSAMISDRDEDALSYMTSLQVEEFGQSRLGCRIRFFFSVNPYFQNDVVAKEFVRGPSGHLVSHSTPIRWWQGQDPRSRPHKGPPGPRSFFAWFGDHSFPAGDRVAEIIKEELWPNPLQFYLLGEGAEGPPDSESGEDCVVIEDDDEDVQEIPDDGDGSGVEEVLAEDPPEGRMDPAGGRT; from the exons atgagcggggccgggcccggggccgACCTGCCGCCCCCGGCCAAGCTCCGCCGCCTGGATGAGTGCAGCGGGACGGGCCCCGCCGCCGTTGTTCCCCCGCGCCGGGAGATctcccaccccccccaccccggtgAGGGCCGCGGCGCGCGCGCgcggggcggtggcggcgggtCTGGGCATGCGCGGGGCGGGGACGCGAGAGCACCCCCTGGCGGCGGAACGGAGAGCGCAATGGAGGGGCCGGAGACCCCCGAGGAGGGGATGGAGACCCCAAAGGAGGGGATGGAGACCCCAAAGGAGGGCATGGAGACCCTAAAGGAGGGGATGGAGACCCCAGTGAGGGGCATGGAGACCCCAAAGGAGGGGATGGAGACCCCAAAGGAGGGGATGGAGACCCCAGTGAGGGGCATGGAGACCCCAAAGGAGGGGATGGAGACCCCAAAGGAGGGGATGGAGACCCCAGTGAGGGGCATGGAGACCCCAAAGGAGGGGATGGAGACCCCCGAGGAGGGGATGGAGACCCCAAAGGAGGGCATGGAGACCCCAAAGGAGGGCATGGAGACCCCAAAGGAGG GGATGGAGATGCCAGTGAAGGGGATGGAGACCCCCAAGGATGGGCTGGAGACCCCAGTGAAGGGCCTGGAGACCCTCGGGGATGAGAAGACCCCCAGGGATGAGACGGAGACCCCCAAGGAGGGGCTGGAGACTCCCAAGGAAGGGCTGAAGACTGCCATGGATCCAAGAGGAGACCTGGACACCACCGTCCCCCCCTGCTTGGAGCAAGAAAACAGGGGGCTGGAGACCACCATGGAGGTTATGGAGA GCCTGGAGCCCAGCAGGGATGTCctggagcccagcagggccgTCCTGGGGGGCCTGCAGCCCACCCCCATGGCCTGCGTGGGGCAGAGCCGGGGTGGCCCTGGGCTCCCAGAGCCCGGGGGGCTCCCAGGGCCCGTGGAGGTGCCGGACCCGCCGGGGGTCCCGCTGCCCAAGTGCCAGGAGGCCGAGGAGAGCGCGGTGATCTCCGtgggcgaggaggaggaggaggaggaggaggaggacggcGAGGAAGGCCCGGGGCGGTACCTGGCAGCCCTGGAGGCCGTGCAGCTGCAGCTCGAGGCCGTGGAGGAAGAGGCGGCCCGAGCCTTCCGCCGGCTCCGCGCGCGCTTCGGGCTCCGGCGCCGGCCCCACCTGCAGCGCCGCAACCGCCTCATCCAGCACATCCCCGGCTTCTGGGTCACCGCT TTCCTGAACCACCCGCAGCTCTCGGCCATGATCAGCGACCGCGACGAGGACGCGCTGAGCTACATGACAAGTTTGCAG GTGGAGGAGTTCGGGCAGAGCCGCCTCGGGTGCCGCATCCGCTTCTTCTTCAGCGTCAACCCCTATTTCCAGAACGACGTCGTGGCCAAGGAGTTCGTGAGAGGCCCCTCTG GTCACCTGGTGTCCCACTCGACCCCGATCCGGTGGTGGCAGGGGCAGGACCCCCGGTCCCGACCCCACAagggcccccccggcccccggaGCTTCTTCGCCTGGTTTGGGGATCACAGTTTCCCTGCGGGGGATCGAGTGGCCGAG aTCATCAAGGAGGAGCTCTGGCCCAACCCGCTCCAGTTTTACCTGCTgggggagggggctgagggcCCCCCCGACAG tgAGAGCGGCGAGGACTGTGTGGTGATCGAGGACGACGACGAGGACGTGCAGGAGATCCCGGACGATGGGGACG GCAGTGGTGTGGAAGAGGTTCTGGCCGAGGACCCCCCCGAGGGACGGATGGACCCCGCCGGGGGCAGGACCTGA
- the LOC116800137 gene encoding uncharacterized protein LOC116800137 isoform X4 yields the protein MSGAGPGADLPPPAKLRRLDECSGTGPAAVVPPRREISHPPHPGEGRGARARGGGGGSGHARGGDARAPPGGGTESAMEGPETPEEGMETPKEGMETPKEGMETLKEGMETPVRGMETPKEGMETPKEGMETPVRGMETPKEGMETPKEGMETPVRGMETPKEGMETPEEGMETPKEGMETPKEGMETPKEGMEMPVKGMETPKDGLETPVKGLETLGDEKTPRDETETPKEGLETPKEGLKTAMDPRGDLDTTVPPCLEQENRGLETTMEVMETTRETMGDLGTSVIPCLEQDKGILETPLESRGSPESSREVPGTPNGRRGSLETAVSRCLEQGRRSKGGSETTSEAWGGLESDAPLASGGLKSTSRRKAGLKTPGRAKGSVETGGTQCLDGGRSGNGGLETPGEGLEATEEILGGLETTVRPKGSLESAVISHVTWDREQKEGLETTAVTTRDVLEPSRAVLGGLQPTPMACVGQSRGGPGLPEPGGLPGPVEVPDPPGVPLPKCQEAEESAVISVGEEEEEEEEEDGEEGPGRYLAALEAVQLQLEAVEEEAARAFRRLRARFGLRRRPHLQRRNRLIQHIPGFWVTAFLNHPQLSAMISDRDEDALSYMTSLQVEEFGQSRLGCRIRFFFSVNPYFQNDVVAKEFVRGPSGHLVSHSTPIRWWQGQDPRSRPHKGPPGPRSFFAWFGDHSFPAGDRVAEIIKEELWPNPLQFYLLGEGAEGPPDSESGEDCVVIEDDDEDVQEIPDDGDGSGVEEVLAEDPPEGRMDPAGGRT from the exons atgagcggggccgggcccggggccgACCTGCCGCCCCCGGCCAAGCTCCGCCGCCTGGATGAGTGCAGCGGGACGGGCCCCGCCGCCGTTGTTCCCCCGCGCCGGGAGATctcccaccccccccaccccggtgAGGGCCGCGGCGCGCGCGCgcggggcggtggcggcgggtCTGGGCATGCGCGGGGCGGGGACGCGAGAGCACCCCCTGGCGGCGGAACGGAGAGCGCAATGGAGGGGCCGGAGACCCCCGAGGAGGGGATGGAGACCCCAAAGGAGGGGATGGAGACCCCAAAGGAGGGCATGGAGACCCTAAAGGAGGGGATGGAGACCCCAGTGAGGGGCATGGAGACCCCAAAGGAGGGGATGGAGACCCCAAAGGAGGGGATGGAGACCCCAGTGAGGGGCATGGAGACCCCAAAGGAGGGGATGGAGACCCCAAAGGAGGGGATGGAGACCCCAGTGAGGGGCATGGAGACCCCAAAGGAGGGGATGGAGACCCCCGAGGAGGGGATGGAGACCCCAAAGGAGGGCATGGAGACCCCAAAGGAGGGCATGGAGACCCCAAAGGAGG GGATGGAGATGCCAGTGAAGGGGATGGAGACCCCCAAGGATGGGCTGGAGACCCCAGTGAAGGGCCTGGAGACCCTCGGGGATGAGAAGACCCCCAGGGATGAGACGGAGACCCCCAAGGAGGGGCTGGAGACTCCCAAGGAAGGGCTGAAGACTGCCATGGATCCAAGAGGAGACCTGGACACCACCGTCCCCCCCTGCTTGGAGCAAGAAAACAGGGGGCTGGAGACCACCATGGAGGTTATGGAGACCACCAGAGAGACCATGGGGGACCTGGGGACCAGTGTTATCCCCTGCTTGGAGCAGGACAAGGGGATCCTGGAGACCCCCTTGGAATCCAGAGGgagcccagagagcagcagggaggtcCCAGGGACCCCCAACGGGCGCAGGGGGAGCCTGGAGACGGCCGTGAGCCGgtgcctggagcagggcaggaggagcaagGGGGGCTCGGAGACCACCAGCGAGGCCTGGGGGGGGCTGGAGAGCGACGCTCCCCTCGCCAGCGGGGGCCTGAAGAGCACCAGCAGGCGCAAGGCCGGGCTGAAGACCCCCGGGAGGGCCAAGGGGAGTGTGGAGACTGGGGGAACCCAGTGCTTGGATGGGGGAAGGAGCGGGAACGGGGGCCTGGAGACCCCCGGGGAGGGCCTGGAGGCCACCGAGGAGATCCTGGGGGGTCTGGAGACCACCGTGAGGCCCAAGGGGAGCCTGGAGAGCGCCGTTATCAGCCACGTGACGTGGGACAGAGAGCAGAAGGAGGGGCTGGAGACCACGGCTGTGACCAC CAGGGATGTCctggagcccagcagggccgTCCTGGGGGGCCTGCAGCCCACCCCCATGGCCTGCGTGGGGCAGAGCCGGGGTGGCCCTGGGCTCCCAGAGCCCGGGGGGCTCCCAGGGCCCGTGGAGGTGCCGGACCCGCCGGGGGTCCCGCTGCCCAAGTGCCAGGAGGCCGAGGAGAGCGCGGTGATCTCCGtgggcgaggaggaggaggaggaggaggaggaggacggcGAGGAAGGCCCGGGGCGGTACCTGGCAGCCCTGGAGGCCGTGCAGCTGCAGCTCGAGGCCGTGGAGGAAGAGGCGGCCCGAGCCTTCCGCCGGCTCCGCGCGCGCTTCGGGCTCCGGCGCCGGCCCCACCTGCAGCGCCGCAACCGCCTCATCCAGCACATCCCCGGCTTCTGGGTCACCGCT TTCCTGAACCACCCGCAGCTCTCGGCCATGATCAGCGACCGCGACGAGGACGCGCTGAGCTACATGACAAGTTTGCAG GTGGAGGAGTTCGGGCAGAGCCGCCTCGGGTGCCGCATCCGCTTCTTCTTCAGCGTCAACCCCTATTTCCAGAACGACGTCGTGGCCAAGGAGTTCGTGAGAGGCCCCTCTG GTCACCTGGTGTCCCACTCGACCCCGATCCGGTGGTGGCAGGGGCAGGACCCCCGGTCCCGACCCCACAagggcccccccggcccccggaGCTTCTTCGCCTGGTTTGGGGATCACAGTTTCCCTGCGGGGGATCGAGTGGCCGAG aTCATCAAGGAGGAGCTCTGGCCCAACCCGCTCCAGTTTTACCTGCTgggggagggggctgagggcCCCCCCGACAG tgAGAGCGGCGAGGACTGTGTGGTGATCGAGGACGACGACGAGGACGTGCAGGAGATCCCGGACGATGGGGACG GCAGTGGTGTGGAAGAGGTTCTGGCCGAGGACCCCCCCGAGGGACGGATGGACCCCGCCGGGGGCAGGACCTGA